The region TAAAGTGTTGTAATCTATGATATGAGCATGCATGGCAGAATTCTGACTTTAATGTAACTGAAAAGAAGCTTAATTGTGTTTAATTAGAGACAGATGTGCAAGTGAAGTTACACAGTGCTGATTAAGTACATTTGTATGTAATAATAGCAAAAGAACGTAGACAGTTCACTGTCAGTCAGTTTGATAGTGGCCATGGCAGTGACTGGATTGGCAAGAGTTGCATATATCACTCTTTACCTCATAGTAGCGATAGATTCTCGTAAGTATTGCATCCGATAACtgttctttttaatattttaaatacatatatacgtgCTCAGAATTATCAAACGAAAAATGAGACATAATAATaaatgtatttaaattatacaaataatttccatttataTCAAATGTacggtaaaaaaatattttttaaaatttcgtacGACTTGTCACTACAATACAATCATTCATTTTTACGAACAtcttaaaaatgtgaaaactttATTTTctactaattaatttttatacagtaCGTAAGATGTTCattatcgaataaaaaattgttgagcTCCTTACATTTTTTTGAGACataatatgacaaaaatgaggatGTAGCCAACAGTTACAACTATTTTCCTCTTCAACGAGCGATTAAGTGGACTAATTGGCAGTAATTAAGTGGAATTGAATGACATAAATCAGACACCAACAATTTCTCTTTAGCTTACTCGAAAAATGCTATGAGTAATGTTTTACTGTAAATAAAACTGCATATGTAGTACTCATTAGGATACAAGCAGTCTaattattgtattttatattttagagtACTCGGATGACTCTGATTATAAAGACTTAGAATTTTACGAGGAGATGCCGTCGGTCAGTTACGTTGGGAATTTTGAGAACGACAATGTGAACATTGTTCAGGATGACTATTACATTTTGAATGATTTCGAGGATGCGGTCCCTCGTGGACGGAGATGTGACGTTTGCCCTGAAATGCACGGCAATGTCGATCTATCTTTCAACATCATCGACGATGCTCCCAAAAAAGCAAGAGCGCGTGACGTCCAATTAGACTGGTATAAACCGCAGAGAATATATCGATACACTAAGCACAGAATTCCAGGATACGATTACGAGGAAATCGACCACATACTCGCAAGAAATCCTCAACAGTGCGACGAGAGATCAATCTGGGCTTACTGCGTCTGTCGGTTCACATGCACCGAACCGGACGTGGTAGATTGTTATTCACCGTGCAGAAGCGGATGCGAGTGCAGAGAAGAATACGTATTCGACGAAAAAACAAAGAAATGCATGTTGCCAGAAGAATGTCCAAAAGATGAGGACTACATCGACGAATGAAAACATTTGTCTTTGTCGAGTGATTCGCGAATCCGCCAATGTCccctttaaaataaatattacaaaattctgTAAAACGATGGTGAAACAAAATTGAAGCAACAAACGTATAGACGTGTAATCTTGTCTCACACATGACTTGATGTATGAGATAGCAGGTGCACTACTTTAATTGCACTCTCGACGTTCGCACTTTGCCAACGTCTGTAAAATGCAACAGGATATTATCGAGTTTACATTTtaataaagtaatgaaaaaatGCATCGAGAGATTAAATTTACTCTTACCTTGCTGTCCATTAATTTCGCTATTCTCGTAATGTGTGGTACGAAGTCTGAAGACAAATTGTTGTTATTTACGCTCCCTGCTGCAGAATCCCCCACGAACGCCCACCTATACCTgtagaaaaatttgatttttatggGGACTTTTTATTAGCATGATTTTACAATAGATGAATGTTAGTGTTACTCACATTTGAAATTGGGGAAGTCTATGCGCGGGTAAAAGTAACGCCAAGTCTAACAATTTGGCAGCTGCAAGCTGCAGTTGCAACCAGTGTGGGTGCCCATGCGCCTGGAGTCCATTGCTGGCATTCACAGCCCACGATGAATCCAAAGCAGAAAGAAGTTTTATGTGTGAACTGTACGAAAGTGAAAGTACAGTTTCAAAAATCGCATTCCAATGGAAAACTATACAGCATTTTTTAAGAGAGTAGTTCCAACATGTTGCATTGAAAGcgaaaaacaaaacaaacacaGAACCCGTACATTATCGTAACTACTATTCCTGAATACATACTACAAAATCTTCTGATCGGACGTAACAGtatcttttaatttctttccaATTTGAAACAAGGTatctaagaattttttaatcattgtgTACAGTGTATATTATACTATTGTTAAAACATGGATACGGAAATTTTAGATACATTGTTTCGATGATTAAATCTTATCTGATGATCGTTAATATGCAAGAAGCATTCAATTACCTGCCATGACGACTGATGTCCCAACACCAATCAATTTATGGAGGCATCAtaaattccaccaaatcgcgGATACCGAAACAGAGCCAAAAACAATATGACATTAGGTTCTGTTAATGTTAGTAAGGAGTAGATACAAACAATTTCATTAGAGCGTAGTACGCTAAGAAAAGGTTAATGGATATGTTAAAGAGTAGCTGAAGCTAGATGGCAATATGCAACTATTATATCATTTAGGCAATAATAATACAAGAGAACAAACGATCTTTGTTTCATGGTACAATAAAACTCcatttatttttcttaaatcttgtaatttaaatgaaaaatcgtGGGGTCATGAATGGAGATCTACTGTAtctaattaacactaggtttgcggagcgcTAAGAGtgactattttaaattactttttaaaaataacgagaatatgtctatctaaatttttcaccattttttaaaataatatatacccaaataaataaattttttgaataattcctcatggatgtatctttatggtctcaataatcgtgaattaaaaatatcaggatGCGTAATTTTGACAGGTtccataaacctagtgttaaactaatTCAAATGATATTGTCTTtttcgttcaataattttaCGATCGAATCTGCTGAAATGGATCATGCGTAGAAAGCGACAAACTCTCCCAAGCAAAATAATTAAACCCAATGTGTTGTAAAGTTAGATTGTTACTGTACCTGAATTCCTCGCTATCTGTGTTTAATTCTTGTTCAATGTACAGGAAGACTTGAACAAGTTCACTGACTATTACCGGCCATAATGACGTAGCGTGTTGCGGTGATACTCTCAGTAGCAACACTCGGAAACAGAGAAAGACTTGCGCCTGGATAGATGGGATCACTTGCGGTAACCGTAAACTGTCCGCCAAACGTTCTAATTGCAAGAGTATACAAAATTTAGTCTCATATATGTATTCACCACAAATAAGATATTCGGATTATTTTGATCATTATCCTTAAGTCATCGATTAGTTACTACCTTGAATTTCAGGCATATATTTATGGTACTGGTCTGTTTCACTGCAAAGTATAACATAGGCTAGCCTTTTCAACaactgagccttctgctcgtaTTCCTGCTCTTTCGAGGAAAATATGCTGATGCTACTACTCTGGGCCATGGAGACACGATCTacgataaaataatattataaatcttttgttttcatATATTCCACAGAAATTAAGATAGCGTACTCATCAAATCCCGGAAGGTTGTATTGTCATGTGTCATTAAATTGTCTATGATAGTTCTCCAATAAGGTAAACACGCTGGTGTCATCTGGAAGAAGGCAGGATCTAGCAGAAGATCTAGAACGTCTTTGCGCCATGCTTTTCTAGTGTACTGATAACCAGATAAGGAACTTAGTAGCTGAGAACAAGCCGTGAACGAAGCGATATTCTTAGTCCTGAAAATGTCGCAATTATAAGCAATCATAAAAACCTAGGCTTCGTAGTTTAAACGTTAAAAAAATCTTACGAATGGTTTTTTAGATACGGTGTCACGTTGTACATAAGATTAGTTAACAACGTTACtactcgttcc is a window of Halictus rubicundus isolate RS-2024b chromosome 4, iyHalRubi1_principal, whole genome shotgun sequence DNA encoding:
- the LOC143353483 gene encoding uncharacterized protein LOC143353483 — translated: MAVTGLARVAYITLYLIVAIDSQYSDDSDYKDLEFYEEMPSVSYVGNFENDNVNIVQDDYYILNDFEDAVPRGRRCDVCPEMHGNVDLSFNIIDDAPKKARARDVQLDWYKPQRIYRYTKHRIPGYDYEEIDHILARNPQQCDERSIWAYCVCRFTCTEPDVVDCYSPCRSGCECREEYVFDEKTKKCMLPEECPKDEDYIDE